The following proteins come from a genomic window of Nicotiana tomentosiformis chromosome 12, ASM39032v3, whole genome shotgun sequence:
- the LOC138903352 gene encoding uncharacterized protein, whose protein sequence is MHGDQRIYSKIDWAFINSEWLDSIPNCEAKFLPEGINDHYPQKISLVEGRQRTRKSFKFCNVWTKHPQFMELVQQGWTIPIEGCKMFQIVKKLKLLKKNLRILNTNHFKTIEDEAKEDRMALHQVQYLLQVNPMDFELQLREKALYQKFRNSSYLDEMHLQQKIKATWIQLGDDNTSYFYSVIKHMKLKQAETQLKNEQGEWEHNPNNIAQLFVEYYEGLLGHTTTSRIHAFMSMLNRGPILSVEQQIDLLKPVASKDVKEAIFQIDCNKSPSPDGYGSGFFKAAWPVIGQDISEVVLDFFQNGKLLKLINSTIIALIPKVDAPEYAN, encoded by the coding sequence ATGCATGGTGACCAGAGAATCTATTCCAAAATAGACTGGGCATTCATAAATAGTGAATGGCTTGACTCAATACCTAACTGTGAGGCTAAATTCCTGCCAGAAGGGATAAATGACCATTATCCTCAGAAGATTAGTTTGGTAGAGGGGAGACAACGAACCAGGAAATCATTCAAGTTTTGTAATGTTTGGACCAAGCACCCTCAGTTTATGGAGCTGGTTCAACAGGGATGGACTATTCCAATAGAAGGTTGTAAAATGTTTCAGATTGTGAAGAAACTAAAACTACTGAAGAAGAACTTGAGGATTCTCAATACAAACCACTTCAAGACTATTGAGGATGAAGCCAAAGAAGATAGGATGGCACTGCATCAGGTACAATATCTACTACAAGTTAATCCTATGGACTTTGAACTTCAACTCAGAGAAAAGGCACTATATCAAAAGTTCAGGAATTCATCCTACCTAGATGAGATGCACTTGCAACAAAAAATTAAGGCAACATGGATTCAACTTGGTGATGACAACACAAGTTACTTTTACTCAGTGATTAAGCACATGAAACTCAAGCAGGCAGAGACTCAACTGAAGAATGAACAGGGAGAATGGGAGCATAATCCAAACAATATAGCGCAGTTGTTTGTAGAGTATTATGAAGGCTTATTGGGTCACACAACTACTTCCAGAATACATGCATTCATGAGTATGTTGAATAGAGGGCCTATCCTTAGTGTGGAACAACAAATTGACCTACTGAAACCAGTTGCTAGCAAGGATGTAAAAGAAGCAATCTTCCAAATTGATTGCAACAAGAGCCCAAGTCCAGATGGATATGGGAGTGGCTTCTTCAAAGCTGCTTGGCCAGTAATTGGGCAGGATATTAGTGAGGTTGTGCTGGACTTCTTCCAAAATGGCAAATTACTCAAACTGATTAACTCGACCATTATTGCATTGATTCCAAAAGTGGATGCACCTGAATATGCTAATTAA